Within the Nitrosococcus wardiae genome, the region ATCAGCCACTGATTAACCGTCGCCTGGAATTGCTCCAGCCCCCATTCCAGGGGCCGGTTCGCCATATAAGCGCTCCCTGCTCGGCCCATCGCTTGGGCCCGCTCGGGGGAAACCAAAATATCCATCACTCCCTGGGCAAGGGATTCCGGAGTGGGTTCGCACAACAACACCGCTTCTTCTGGAAAATCATATAATGTGTTGTCTCGGTGTACCTCCACCACCGGCAAACCGGCGGCCATCATTTCAAAGGGAACACGGGAGGGGTTGGTGGAACTGATGCACAGGCCTACGGTGCAGCGGTTATAGAGACGATTGCAATCCTCCAGACTCAATAGACCCAGGTTTTTATGCTCAAACCAAACCCGGCTGCTGGCCTTGGACCCATATAGGTAAACCTTCACCTCCGGCATACAATGCTTGATAATGCCCAAGGTCTCGATGCCTAGTTCCGCGCAGCGGCGGGGTTTGTCCGGCTGGTAGATGAGACAAACCGCCAGCTCCCGTTTCGGCTCTGGCAGCGGGCGATAAATCTCTAAATCGGCGCAGAAATCGAAATGGCTGGCGGCTACGCGGAATTGGCGGTCCAACAAGGCCGGCAACCAGCGGCCGATGGTAATCGGATAAAGACCGTAACGGTAAGAGTTCTCGGCCATGAGATAGCCATCTCCCATGGGATTGAACTGGGCTTCAAAATCCTGGACGAAATAGGCTTTCACGCAAGGGAAGGGCAGGTCATGAACCACCCGGGCCGAATACCACACGGTGGCGAACACCATCTCGACCGGCTGAATATTGGACCAACCGGTATGGACTTCTTGGAAGTCATACCCAAACATCCGTTTGATGTCCTTACGCAGACGAGCGCTGGAAAACTGCTCGGGATTTTCCAAGTATAAGAAGCAACGGTGACCCTGTTGTTGCAGATAATCCGCGTGCTGGAGAAAAGTACGGTGCCCCCCGGAACCTTCGATGAGACTAGGAATAAGCCAGGCTATGCTAGCCATGTTCTATCTATAATGAGCTTTTCTGAATGAGGGTCAAACCGCAACCATCCCCATAGGGGAAATCCCCCGGCGAGCCTCCAGTAACAAAGGAATTAAGCATCAACCCTGTCATCCCCCGAACCGCACACCATTCGCTCACTGCCCGGAACACACCCCCTTTACCAGTGGAATCAAACGCTGCCGCAAACTGGCTGGTATCGTGCAAAACCAACAACCCCCCCAGGGGCAGCGCAGTGTACCATAGGTCCAGCTCTTTCAAGGTATGCTCATATTGATGACTGGAATCAATAAACACCAGTTGGGGCGGCAAATCACCAAAATACGCCGATGCCCGGGCAGGTCCCTCCCTATCAGCAGAATCGGCAACACATAAACGCACTTGTTCCTCCAATCCCGCCTTGGCAACCCAACCTGCCGTATATCTCGTTACCCCTTCATCGATATCGATGGAAAAAAGCGCGTTTTTTTGGTTCATCTTACGCAGAAGAAACCCCAACAGCAAAGTCGAGTACCCCACATAATGGCCGCATTGCACGATCCGGTTGATGGCGCTGCCGGAAATCAGTCCAATCAACAAAGACAGGGGCGGCACATTAGCCTCCCCCGTACTGGGGTATTGACGCTCTGTATCCTCAAACCAATCCTGAACTAACAACCACTCACTCTCATCAAGAAAGCTGTAGGGAATGGGGATATAATCCGTATTGGGTGCCTGGTGCCACCAGTAGCGATTGTGTTGGCGTTGCCGGAATTTCAGAGATCTCTCACTACTCATTGATACCCTCCCTCATCAGCAATCCACTAAAGCACCAAAAATTTCGACCATATCCGTTTAAGGTACCGATTTGCCCGGATAAAGAAATTCCCATTCAGTTTTGCTATCTCCGCCTGCATCGCTTCGATTTGACTATCCCGGTTGGCAATTTCGCCATTCATCTGCTGGATAATATCCCAGCGCTCCTCAATCATGGCTGCTTGGCTGGCAATACACTGATCCCGGTTGGCAATTTCATCATTCATCTGCTGGATAATATGCCAACGCTCCTCAATCATTGTCGCTTGGCTGGCAATACATTGATCTCGGTTGGCGATTTCGCCATTCATCTGTTGTATCACTTGCCAACGTTCAGCCAGCATGGAGGCCTGATCAGCGAGCTGCTGAATGGAACGAAAAATCTCTGGGGGGCAGGAAGCCGCCTTCGCCATCTGCTGCAATCGCCAACTTGCACCATCGCCACCCGCAAACTCCAGCAAGCGCTGCTCTTTCACCCCCACAAGACCATAAATCAAATAACATAAAAGAGAAACCGGATGTAAGCTCTCATTCTGCATCAATACCAAGAGGAGGGCTTCCGCCCGGGCTTCCGCTTCCGAGCCATTCCCTAAACGTAATCCCGGTGAGAGCAGCGCCTTGGCCTGAATATAGGAGTTTTCATGGATATGGCGCCAGAGGTCATCTTCGGACAGGGTATTGGCTTCATGGACACGATAGGCCAGCAAATTTTCCCGAATCCAGATGGGTGCGCTGTACCGGCTGGCCCGTAAGGCCCAATCCCAGTCGTGGGTATAGCGCAGAGGAAAAAAAGCGCCGACCCGATTGGCTAGAGAGCGGGAAAAAAAGAAATTGGAGGTGGTAATGGCGAGATTGCCGGCGAAGAACCAATTCGCTGGATTCAATGTTTCACAATGGCCACACAATGCTTTATAGCTTTGGGCGCGAGGGTGATGGTGAACCTGGTTTCCCGAGGGGCCAATGAAGTTCACATTGCTGAAAACAAAAGCATCGTTCCCGCCCGACTGCTCAGCCACTGATAGCAACCGCTCGAGCCGGTGGGGGTCATACGCATCATCCGAATTCAGGATAGCAAGGTATTCCCCCTGGGCTATGGCCATCGCCTCATTAAGGGTGGCGTCAGCCCCCCGATTGGTATCATGTCGGCGCAGGCGTAGGCGGTTATCCTGGAAAGATTGCAGTCTCTCCCACGTACCGTCCTGGGAGGCATCGTCGATGACAATGAGTTCCAGATTCTGATGAGTTTGGCCAAGCACGCTCTCCACCGCCGAGGAGACGTAGCCTTCGTGATTGTAGGCGGGGATAATCACGCTTACCAGGGGCATATCGATGTCCTTGAACAATGAGAGAGCTGCATAGATTACTCCACTGCCCCATATCTTCCCATACGCCCCCAAAGACCATGCCAAAGCCCTAAAGTCATCATTTTGATCTGTTTCAGCCGGGGTGGAGCGAACAGGGCATAGAAAAAAAAGCGTTGCCACAACCGGAACCCATCGGCCAGCTTCCAAAGAGGAGGGATCCAATTCTGCCGATAGATCCAAATCGCATTACGGAACAGGTAGTAATGCCTCAAGGGGCTTCGAGCCACGACTTCAC harbors:
- a CDS encoding glycosyltransferase family protein; amino-acid sequence: MASIAWLIPSLIEGSGGHRTFLQHADYLQQQGHRCFLYLENPEQFSSARLRKDIKRMFGYDFQEVHTGWSNIQPVEMVFATVWYSARVVHDLPFPCVKAYFVQDFEAQFNPMGDGYLMAENSYRYGLYPITIGRWLPALLDRQFRVAASHFDFCADLEIYRPLPEPKRELAVCLIYQPDKPRRCAELGIETLGIIKHCMPEVKVYLYGSKASSRVWFEHKNLGLLSLEDCNRLYNRCTVGLCISSTNPSRVPFEMMAAGLPVVEVHRDNTLYDFPEEAVLLCEPTPESLAQGVMDILVSPERAQAMGRAGSAYMANRPLEWGLEQFQATVNQWLMGVQSVRPAPTPLYRRPPLVAKREVGNSRLPVTETGVDRGRLAFLPPAPRKLVRFVYYRLRRALAAVKV
- a CDS encoding class I SAM-dependent methyltransferase; translated protein: MSSERSLKFRQRQHNRYWWHQAPNTDYIPIPYSFLDESEWLLVQDWFEDTERQYPSTGEANVPPLSLLIGLISGSAINRIVQCGHYVGYSTLLLGFLLRKMNQKNALFSIDIDEGVTRYTAGWVAKAGLEEQVRLCVADSADREGPARASAYFGDLPPQLVFIDSSHQYEHTLKELDLWYTALPLGGLLVLHDTSQFAAAFDSTGKGGVFRAVSEWCAVRGMTGLMLNSFVTGGSPGDFPYGDGCGLTLIQKSSL
- a CDS encoding glycosyltransferase family 2 protein; the protein is MPLVSVIIPAYNHEGYVSSAVESVLGQTHQNLELIVIDDASQDGTWERLQSFQDNRLRLRRHDTNRGADATLNEAMAIAQGEYLAILNSDDAYDPHRLERLLSVAEQSGGNDAFVFSNVNFIGPSGNQVHHHPRAQSYKALCGHCETLNPANWFFAGNLAITTSNFFFSRSLANRVGAFFPLRYTHDWDWALRASRYSAPIWIRENLLAYRVHEANTLSEDDLWRHIHENSYIQAKALLSPGLRLGNGSEAEARAEALLLVLMQNESLHPVSLLCYLIYGLVGVKEQRLLEFAGGDGASWRLQQMAKAASCPPEIFRSIQQLADQASMLAERWQVIQQMNGEIANRDQCIASQATMIEERWHIIQQMNDEIANRDQCIASQAAMIEERWDIIQQMNGEIANRDSQIEAMQAEIAKLNGNFFIRANRYLKRIWSKFLVL